The following are from one region of the Actinopolyspora halophila DSM 43834 genome:
- a CDS encoding MCE family protein: protein MSARGKASTVKRRFMGLALLMCMVLFVSLTVAIYQKAFKPVVEVELRAASAGNQLRPRSDVKVRGMLVGEVRRVSANGDGALLRLALDPDKVDKIPSNVSALLLPKSLFGSRYVSLRLPENPAGTHLSEGDVISQNRTAASVELQNVLSDTLEVLRAVKPSELSSTLNALSTALEGRGDDLGETLSRLNGYLKGFNPAIPDLKRNLRELVGVAETYDEAAPDVLNALNNLTTTSKTLVEQREALAELTEQTTRTSDDLRGFLDRNRKNLIRLNSAARPTTDVLAKYAPEYRCFLRDLAEFVPRIDRAFGKGTDEPGLHITLEVTADRGKYVPGRDEPTYGDERGPRCYNFENAPSPFPQYPPDGPVEDGSYKPPPARTSNEGVNPPSAGEQYSQDEKASGEAPADTAPQSAGQTGELANSEAEQKFISTVLAPSMGVPPEEVPDWSSLLVGPLLRGAEVSYR from the coding sequence ATGAGCGCGCGCGGGAAGGCGAGCACGGTCAAGCGGCGCTTCATGGGCCTGGCGCTGCTGATGTGCATGGTGCTGTTCGTCAGCCTGACCGTGGCCATCTACCAGAAGGCCTTCAAACCGGTGGTCGAGGTCGAGTTGCGGGCGGCCTCCGCGGGCAACCAGCTGCGCCCGCGCTCGGACGTGAAGGTGCGGGGCATGCTCGTCGGCGAGGTGCGCCGGGTCAGCGCGAACGGCGACGGTGCGCTGCTGCGGTTGGCGCTGGACCCGGACAAGGTCGACAAGATCCCGTCCAACGTGAGCGCGCTGCTGCTGCCGAAGTCGCTGTTCGGCTCGCGCTACGTCTCCCTGCGGTTGCCGGAGAACCCGGCCGGAACGCATCTCTCCGAAGGGGACGTGATCAGCCAGAACCGCACCGCGGCCTCCGTGGAGCTGCAGAACGTGCTCTCCGACACGCTGGAAGTGCTGCGTGCGGTGAAACCCTCGGAGCTGTCGTCCACGCTCAACGCGCTGAGCACCGCTCTCGAGGGGCGCGGCGACGACCTGGGCGAAACCCTCTCCCGGCTCAACGGCTACCTGAAGGGGTTCAACCCCGCCATCCCCGACCTCAAACGCAACCTGCGCGAACTGGTCGGGGTCGCCGAGACCTACGACGAGGCCGCGCCCGACGTGCTCAACGCGCTGAACAACCTGACCACCACTTCGAAAACCCTGGTCGAGCAGCGCGAGGCCCTCGCAGAGCTCACCGAGCAGACCACGCGCACCTCCGACGACCTGCGCGGTTTCCTGGACAGAAACCGGAAGAACCTGATCAGGCTGAACTCGGCCGCGCGGCCGACCACGGACGTGCTGGCCAAGTACGCCCCGGAATACCGGTGCTTCCTGCGCGACCTGGCCGAGTTCGTCCCCAGGATCGACCGTGCCTTCGGCAAGGGAACCGACGAGCCGGGGCTGCACATCACCCTGGAGGTGACCGCCGACCGCGGGAAGTACGTGCCGGGAAGGGACGAGCCGACCTACGGGGACGAGCGCGGGCCCCGGTGCTACAACTTCGAGAACGCGCCGAGCCCCTTCCCGCAGTACCCGCCGGACGGGCCGGTCGAGGACGGTTCGTACAAGCCGCCGCCTGCACGGACGTCCAACGAAGGAGTCAACCCGCCTTCCGCCGGGGAGCAGTACTCGCAGGACGAAAAGGCCTCCGGCGAGGCGCCTGCGGACACCGCCCCGCAGTCCGCGGGGCAAACCGGCGAACTGGCGAACTCCGAAGCCGAGCAGAAGTTCATCTCCACCGTGCTCGCACCGAGCATGGGCGTTCCCCCGGAGGAAGTGCCGGACTGGAGTTCCCTGCTGGTCGGCCCGCTGCTGCGTGGAGCTGAGGTGAGCTACCGATGA
- a CDS encoding MlaE family ABC transporter permease: MATFYRRVRRIAGRPLRTLDDLGDQMSFYIRTLVWIPKAVLRYFREVLRLLAEVSFGSGALAVIGGTVGVMIGLTMFTGVVVGLQGYAALNQLGTAAFSGFVSAYFNTREIAPLVAGLALSATVGSGFTAQLGAMRISDEVDALEVMGIPSLPYLVSTRVVAGFVAVIPLYVLGLLSSYLASRAVTIFVYGQPPGTYDKYFNLFLPPGDVLWSFGKVLLFSVVVIMTHCYFGYRASGGPAGVGIAVGRAVRTAIVSTAVLDLLLSLAIWGSSTTVRIAG, encoded by the coding sequence ATGGCCACGTTTTACCGACGGGTGCGCAGGATCGCCGGTCGTCCACTGCGGACCCTGGACGACCTGGGCGATCAGATGTCCTTCTACATCAGGACGCTGGTCTGGATCCCCAAGGCGGTCCTGAGGTACTTCAGGGAGGTGCTGCGGCTGCTCGCCGAGGTGAGCTTCGGCAGCGGTGCCCTCGCGGTCATCGGCGGAACGGTCGGCGTGATGATCGGGCTGACCATGTTCACCGGTGTGGTGGTCGGTCTGCAGGGCTACGCCGCGCTCAACCAGCTCGGTACGGCGGCCTTCTCCGGCTTCGTGTCCGCGTACTTCAACACCCGCGAGATCGCCCCCCTGGTGGCCGGGCTCGCGTTGTCGGCCACGGTCGGATCCGGTTTCACCGCCCAGCTGGGCGCGATGCGGATCTCCGACGAGGTCGACGCGCTGGAGGTCATGGGGATCCCCAGCCTGCCCTACCTGGTCAGCACCAGGGTCGTGGCCGGTTTCGTGGCCGTCATCCCGCTGTACGTCCTCGGGCTGCTCAGCTCCTACCTGGCCTCCAGAGCGGTCACGATCTTCGTCTACGGACAACCACCCGGCACCTACGACAAGTACTTCAACCTGTTCCTGCCTCCGGGGGACGTCCTGTGGTCCTTCGGAAAAGTGCTCTTATTCAGCGTGGTGGTGATCATGACGCACTGCTACTTCGGCTACCGGGCCAGCGGCGGGCCTGCCGGTGTCGGGATCGCCGTCGGCCGCGCCGTACGTACGGCGATCGTGTCCACGGCGGTTCTCGACCTGCTGTTGAGCCTGGCGATCTGGGGCTCCTCGACGACCGTGCGGATCGCCGGATGA
- a CDS encoding MlaE family ABC transporter permease, which translates to MSPSTRTNFPGAGALRETGRLFALGLDVVRLLPKRPFQFREFIQQCWFIAGVTIMPTALVAIPFGAVIALQLGSLTEQLGAQSFTGAASVLAIIQQASPIVTALLISGAGGSAICADLGSRKIRDEIDAMEVLGVSPVQRLVVPRVLSAMLVAVLLNGMVSVVGVLGGYFFNVILQGGTPGAYMASFGALARLSDVWIGEFKALIFGFIAGVVAAHRGLNPPPGPKGVGEAVNQSVVVTFLLLFAVNFIITLLYLQIFPAQRL; encoded by the coding sequence GTGAGCCCATCCACCCGAACGAACTTTCCGGGCGCGGGCGCGCTGCGGGAGACCGGCAGGCTGTTCGCCCTCGGACTCGACGTCGTCCGCCTGCTGCCGAAGCGCCCCTTCCAGTTCCGCGAGTTCATCCAGCAGTGCTGGTTCATCGCCGGGGTCACGATCATGCCCACCGCTCTGGTGGCCATCCCCTTCGGCGCGGTCATCGCGTTGCAGCTGGGCTCGTTGACCGAACAGCTCGGGGCCCAGTCCTTCACCGGCGCGGCCAGCGTGCTGGCGATCATCCAGCAGGCCAGCCCCATCGTCACCGCGCTGCTCATCTCCGGTGCGGGCGGCTCGGCGATCTGCGCCGACCTCGGATCGCGCAAGATCCGCGACGAGATCGACGCGATGGAAGTGCTCGGCGTGTCCCCGGTGCAGCGTCTCGTGGTGCCGAGGGTGCTCTCGGCGATGCTGGTCGCGGTGCTGCTCAACGGCATGGTCAGCGTCGTCGGGGTGCTCGGCGGTTACTTCTTCAACGTGATCCTGCAGGGTGGGACCCCGGGGGCCTACATGGCCAGTTTCGGCGCCCTGGCACGGCTTTCCGACGTGTGGATAGGCGAGTTCAAGGCGTTGATCTTCGGATTCATCGCGGGGGTGGTCGCCGCACACCGCGGTCTCAACCCACCGCCGGGACCGAAGGGCGTCGGTGAGGCCGTGAACCAGTCGGTGGTGGTCACCTTCCTGCTGCTGTTCGCGGTGAACTTCATCATCACGCTGCTGTACCTGCAGATCTTCCCGGCACAGAGGTTGTGA
- a CDS encoding ATP-binding cassette domain-containing protein produces MGVEVAVEGLSKSFGSQNIWSDVTLTLPTGEISVLLGPSGTGKSVFLKALVGLLSPEDGKVLINGVDICDCSESKLYEVRKLFGVLFQDGALFGSMNLYDNIAFPLREHTSKGETEVRRIVGEKMEMVGLVGSETKLPGEISGGMKKRAGLARALVLDPEIILFDEPDSGLDPVRTAYLNQLIVDLNAQTDATFLIVTHDINTARTVPDNIGMLYRRHLAMFGPREMLLTSTEPAVEQFLNGRRAGPIGMSEEKDSGQTAAELAELGEDRGVPEIIPQLGISPGVPERAAVWRRQDRVIANLDTLDPGARQAVVNSLTPRERERYGLAGPSASAAGGIGTETVPGGQRPDTLPTDRIATLPEQSTADAPQEGAAAEDQRSTSTPEKPRPSPYPRAAPENSTGDSPGNSEPETVGGRKRRWFSRKRGER; encoded by the coding sequence ATGGGTGTCGAAGTGGCCGTCGAGGGGCTGTCCAAGTCCTTCGGGTCGCAGAACATCTGGTCCGACGTCACGCTGACCCTGCCCACCGGCGAGATCAGCGTGCTGCTCGGTCCCTCCGGGACCGGCAAGTCGGTGTTCCTGAAGGCGCTCGTCGGCCTGCTCTCCCCGGAAGACGGCAAAGTCCTGATAAACGGGGTGGACATCTGCGACTGCTCGGAGAGCAAGCTCTACGAGGTGCGCAAACTGTTCGGCGTGCTGTTCCAGGACGGCGCGCTGTTCGGCTCGATGAACCTCTACGACAACATCGCCTTCCCGCTGCGCGAGCACACGAGCAAGGGCGAGACCGAGGTCCGGCGCATCGTGGGCGAGAAGATGGAGATGGTCGGCCTGGTCGGTTCCGAGACCAAACTGCCAGGTGAGATCTCCGGCGGTATGAAGAAACGCGCGGGCCTGGCCCGCGCGCTGGTGCTCGACCCCGAGATCATCCTGTTCGACGAGCCGGACTCCGGACTCGACCCGGTGCGCACCGCCTACCTCAACCAGCTGATCGTCGACCTCAACGCCCAGACCGACGCGACGTTCCTGATCGTCACCCACGACATCAACACCGCGCGCACGGTCCCGGACAACATCGGCATGCTCTACCGGCGGCACCTGGCCATGTTCGGCCCGCGCGAGATGCTGCTGACCTCCACCGAGCCCGCCGTGGAACAGTTCCTCAACGGGCGGCGAGCGGGCCCCATCGGCATGAGCGAGGAGAAGGACTCCGGCCAGACCGCTGCCGAGCTGGCCGAGCTCGGCGAGGACAGGGGAGTACCGGAGATCATTCCGCAGTTGGGGATCTCACCGGGAGTCCCGGAGCGGGCGGCCGTGTGGCGCCGTCAGGACAGGGTGATCGCCAACCTGGACACGCTGGACCCCGGAGCCAGGCAGGCCGTCGTCAACAGCCTCACCCCGCGGGAGCGGGAACGTTACGGACTGGCCGGACCGAGTGCCTCCGCCGCGGGCGGGATCGGAACGGAAACCGTCCCGGGGGGCCAGCGGCCCGACACCCTGCCGACGGACCGGATCGCGACGCTGCCGGAACAGTCCACAGCGGACGCCCCTCAGGAGGGTGCCGCGGCCGAGGACCAGCGGTCCACCTCCACGCCGGAGAAGCCCCGTCCGAGCCCGTACCCCCGCGCGGCCCCGGAGAACTCCACCGGCGATTCCCCGGGAAACTCCGAGCCGGAGACCGTGGGAGGCCGCAAGCGGCGCTGGTTCTCCCGTAAGCGGGGTGAGCGGTGA
- a CDS encoding Mut7-C RNAse domain-containing protein, protein MSERSAERAVPGAVFVRIAAELRLFAAPRNRRERLRVPHDGTASAGHVVQSLGVPLTEVGELSLDEVAVTAEDRPTAGSLLEVWPLDWPEHVRRRFVLDVHLGTLARRLRLLGLDTAYRNDAADDELIEQAARQRRVLLTRDRGLLRRRKLPEGAFVYSSRPDDQLHEVLHRFAPPLNPWSRCVSCNGSLEAASKEEVSARLESGTRRCYDVFARCRSCGRLYWRGAHSRGLEGIVEAARAAHPGTSPG, encoded by the coding sequence ATGTCGGAGCGGAGCGCGGAAAGAGCGGTTCCCGGTGCCGTGTTCGTCCGGATCGCCGCCGAGCTGCGCTTGTTCGCGGCCCCGCGCAACAGGCGGGAGCGGCTGCGGGTGCCCCACGACGGGACGGCCTCGGCCGGACACGTGGTCCAGTCGCTGGGGGTGCCGTTGACCGAGGTGGGCGAGCTGTCCCTCGACGAGGTTGCCGTCACCGCCGAGGACAGGCCGACCGCCGGAAGCCTGCTCGAGGTGTGGCCGCTCGACTGGCCCGAACACGTGCGGCGGCGCTTCGTGCTGGACGTCCATCTCGGCACCCTGGCGCGCAGACTCCGCCTGCTCGGCCTGGACACCGCCTACCGCAACGACGCCGCAGACGACGAGCTGATCGAACAGGCCGCGCGGCAGCGGCGCGTGCTGCTCACCAGGGATCGGGGGCTGCTGCGCCGCAGGAAACTCCCGGAAGGGGCCTTCGTCTACTCCTCCCGGCCCGACGACCAGCTCCACGAGGTGCTGCACCGGTTCGCCCCGCCGCTGAACCCGTGGAGCAGGTGCGTGTCCTGCAACGGATCGTTGGAGGCGGCGAGCAAGGAGGAGGTCTCGGCACGGCTGGAGTCCGGGACCCGCAGGTGCTACGACGTGTTCGCCCGCTGCCGCTCGTGCGGGAGGCTCTACTGGCGCGGGGCGCACTCCAGGGGGCTGGAGGGGATCGTCGAAGCGGCCCGCGCCGCGCACCCCGGCACCTCGCCGGGCTGA
- a CDS encoding STAS domain-containing protein: MTETSVRGSDYVADHVRAVEESNDNVAFRLSTERPRRGVIVISVFGDLDMVTVPRFTEIVQQRVDSSAPVIVLDLTGVTFLGVEAIKMLAQLDLRAHLSGKRLSLVTGVRVVDRPLEALGLAARFTYGSRPVFEQRTERAELVQSQRSPQPPRQRVSGDRAAMSR, translated from the coding sequence ATGACTGAAACATCGGTTCGGGGAAGCGACTACGTCGCGGACCACGTGCGAGCTGTCGAAGAGAGCAACGACAACGTCGCGTTTCGGTTGAGTACGGAGCGACCGCGGCGCGGTGTGATCGTGATCAGCGTGTTCGGTGACCTGGACATGGTCACCGTCCCCCGGTTCACGGAAATCGTTCAGCAGCGGGTGGATTCCTCGGCCCCCGTGATCGTGCTGGACCTGACCGGCGTGACGTTCCTCGGAGTCGAGGCGATCAAGATGCTGGCGCAGCTGGACCTGCGCGCGCACCTCTCCGGGAAGCGTCTCTCACTGGTCACCGGTGTGCGGGTGGTGGACCGTCCCTTGGAGGCACTGGGCCTGGCCGCGCGGTTCACTTACGGAAGCAGGCCGGTTTTCGAGCAGCGCACCGAGCGTGCGGAGCTGGTTCAGTCCCAGCGGTCGCCGCAGCCGCCGCGGCAGCGGGTCAGCGGGGACAGGGCCGCGATGAGTCGTTGA
- the rplL gene encoding 50S ribosomal protein L7/L12 has protein sequence MAKMSNEELLDVFKEMTLLELSEFVKQFEETFDVSAAAPAAVAAAPAAGAAVEEEEEQDEFDVMLDDPGEEKIKVIKAVREIVSGLGLKEAKEMVENAPKPVVEKVDKERANEVKGKLEESGAKITLK, from the coding sequence ATGGCCAAGATGAGCAACGAAGAGCTGCTGGACGTCTTCAAGGAAATGACGCTGCTCGAGCTCTCCGAGTTCGTGAAGCAGTTCGAGGAGACCTTCGACGTTTCCGCCGCCGCCCCGGCCGCCGTGGCCGCCGCCCCGGCCGCCGGTGCCGCTGTCGAGGAAGAGGAAGAGCAGGACGAGTTCGACGTCATGCTCGACGACCCCGGCGAGGAGAAGATCAAGGTCATCAAGGCTGTTCGCGAGATCGTCTCCGGCCTTGGCCTCAAGGAGGCCAAGGAGATGGTCGAGAACGCTCCGAAGCCGGTTGTCGAGAAGGTCGACAAGGAGCGTGCCAACGAGGTCAAGGGCAAGCTCGAGGAGTCCGGTGCCAAGATCACCCTCAAGTGA
- the rplJ gene encoding 50S ribosomal protein L10: MARPEKVDAVNELSENFSNSTATVVTEYRGLTMGQLKELRRNLGEGATYRVAKNTLVRRATEQAGVEGIDDLIQGPTALTFIKGEPVEAAKTLRDFAKDHKALEIKGGYMDGGPISADEVERIADLDSREVTLGKLAGALKAKMNQAAVMFAAPASQVARMTEDLKSKKEE; encoded by the coding sequence ATGGCGAGGCCCGAAAAGGTTGACGCGGTCAATGAGCTCTCGGAGAACTTCAGTAACTCGACCGCCACCGTCGTTACCGAGTACCGCGGGCTGACGATGGGCCAGCTCAAGGAGCTCCGTCGTAACCTCGGTGAGGGCGCGACCTATCGCGTCGCGAAGAACACGTTGGTTCGGCGCGCGACCGAGCAGGCAGGTGTCGAGGGCATCGACGACCTGATCCAGGGCCCGACCGCGCTCACCTTCATCAAGGGTGAGCCGGTGGAGGCGGCGAAGACACTGCGTGACTTCGCCAAGGATCACAAGGCCCTTGAGATCAAGGGCGGCTACATGGACGGCGGTCCGATCTCGGCCGACGAGGTCGAGCGGATCGCGGATCTGGACTCGCGCGAGGTCACGCTGGGCAAGCTGGCCGGTGCGTTGAAGGCGAAGATGAACCAGGCCGCTGTCATGTTCGCCGCTCCCGCGTCCCAGGTCGCGCGGATGACCGAGGACTTGAAGTCCAAGAAGGAAGAGTGA
- a CDS encoding IS5 family transposase (programmed frameshift), with translation MDDLSRRLVPDELWDIAAPLLPEHGVRHQGGGRRRASDRSVFTAIVFVLTSGCSWRQLPPSFGVSVPTAHRRFQEWTQAGVWRRLHRAVLDELGSAGDLDWERAIVDGASVRAKKGGTATGPNPVDRGKSGSKLHILTEAGGLPLAVAVSGANTHDMNALKPLVHAIPAVRSRRGPRRRRPAKLHADKGYDYEHLRTWLRDRNIVPRIARVGVESHARLGRYRWRVERTFAWLFTYRRLAVRWERTASNLAGMLTLAAAITCYKHLAK, from the exons ATGGATGATCTGTCGCGTCGGTTGGTGCCGGATGAGTTGTGGGACATCGCAGCACCACTGCTTCCCGAACACGGGGTGCGTCACCAGGGCGGTGGGCGCCGCAGGGCCAGCGATCGTTCCGTATTCACGGCCATCGTGTTCGTGCTGACCAGCGGGTGTTCCTGGCGGCAACTGCCACCCTCGTTCGGGGTCAGTGTGCCCACCGCGCACCGGCGTTTTCAGGAGTGGACCCAGGCCGGGGTATGGCGGCGGCTGCACCGGGCCGTGCTCGACGAACTCGGCTCGGCCGGGGACCTCGACTGGGAACGAGCGATCGTGGACGGCGCCAGCGTTCGCGCGAAAAAAG GGGGAACCGCAACCGGACCCAACCCCGTCGACCGCGGCAAGAGCGGCTCGAAACTGCACATCCTGACCGAGGCGGGCGGGCTCCCGCTGGCCGTGGCGGTATCCGGGGCCAACACCCACGACATGAACGCGTTGAAACCCCTGGTGCACGCCATCCCGGCCGTGCGCTCACGCCGCGGCCCCCGACGGCGCAGGCCGGCCAAGCTGCATGCCGACAAAGGCTACGACTACGAACACCTGCGCACATGGCTGCGCGACCGCAACATCGTCCCGCGGATCGCCCGTGTCGGCGTCGAGTCCCACGCCCGCCTGGGCCGGTATCGGTGGCGCGTTGAACGCACCTTTGCTTGGTTGTTCACCTACCGCCGTCTGGCCGTGCGGTGGGAACGCACAGCCAGCAACCTCGCAGGAATGCTGACCCTGGCCGCCGCGATCACCTGCTACAAACACCTCGCCAAATGA
- the rplA gene encoding 50S ribosomal protein L1: MAKRSKAYKQVAELVDRNRVYSPKDAVELAKKTAKTNMDPTVEVALRLGVDPRKADQMVRGTVNLPHGTGKTARVVVFTSGEKAAEAEAAGADAVGSDDLIERIQGGWLDFDAAVATPDQMAKVGKIARVLGPRGLMPNPKTGTVTPNITKAVQDIKGGKISFRVDKQANLHFVIGKASFSDEALLENYATALDEVLRSKPATSKGRYLRKVSFTTTMGPGITVDANRTRNMTEASV, translated from the coding sequence ATGGCAAAGCGCAGCAAGGCATACAAGCAGGTAGCGGAGCTGGTCGACCGTAACCGGGTCTACTCCCCGAAGGACGCCGTCGAGCTGGCCAAGAAGACCGCCAAGACCAACATGGACCCCACCGTCGAGGTGGCCCTGCGGCTTGGTGTGGATCCGCGCAAGGCGGATCAGATGGTCCGCGGGACCGTGAACCTGCCGCACGGTACAGGCAAAACCGCTCGCGTCGTCGTGTTCACCTCCGGTGAGAAGGCGGCCGAGGCGGAGGCCGCCGGGGCCGACGCCGTCGGTTCCGACGACTTGATCGAGCGTATCCAGGGCGGCTGGCTCGATTTCGACGCGGCTGTGGCCACCCCGGACCAGATGGCCAAGGTCGGCAAGATCGCCCGGGTGCTGGGCCCGCGTGGTCTGATGCCCAACCCGAAGACCGGCACGGTGACGCCCAACATCACCAAGGCCGTCCAGGACATCAAGGGCGGTAAGATCAGCTTCCGGGTGGACAAGCAGGCCAACCTGCACTTCGTCATCGGCAAGGCCTCGTTCTCCGACGAGGCGTTGCTGGAGAACTACGCCACCGCGCTGGACGAGGTGCTGCGTTCCAAGCCGGCCACTTCGAAGGGCCGCTACCTCAGGAAGGTCAGCTTCACCACCACGATGGGCCCGGGCATCACGGTCGATGCGAACCGGACTCGCAACATGACCGAGGCGAGCGTCTGA
- the rplK gene encoding 50S ribosomal protein L11 translates to MPPKKKRLAAIVKLQISAGQANPAPPVGPALGQHGVNIMEFCKAYNAATENQRGDVVPVEISVFEDRSFDFKLKTPPAAKLLMKAASVQKGSGEPHKTKVGSVTTEQVREIAQTKWVDLNSNSMDEAEKIIAGTARSMGLRIQD, encoded by the coding sequence ATGCCGCCCAAGAAGAAGCGACTTGCAGCTATCGTCAAGCTGCAGATCTCCGCTGGTCAGGCCAACCCCGCGCCGCCGGTCGGTCCGGCGCTGGGTCAGCACGGCGTCAACATCATGGAGTTCTGCAAGGCATACAACGCCGCCACTGAGAACCAGCGTGGCGACGTCGTGCCGGTCGAGATCTCCGTGTTCGAGGACCGGTCCTTCGACTTCAAGCTCAAGACGCCGCCGGCAGCGAAGCTGCTCATGAAGGCGGCCAGTGTCCAGAAGGGCAGTGGTGAGCCGCACAAGACCAAGGTCGGATCGGTGACCACCGAGCAGGTCCGCGAGATCGCCCAGACCAAGTGGGTCGACCTGAACTCCAACTCGATGGACGAGGCGGAAAAGATCATCGCGGGGACCGCCCGCTCCATGGGGCTCCGCATCCAGGACTGA
- the nusG gene encoding transcription termination/antitermination protein NusG, producing MTSYDGQDLTGLSEEQDTRTEESAEEPAAGSEAFEQPEQSASVDQDSAAVTDEAADSASASEESEEEAEGDPVEELRAMLKRAPGEWYVVHSYAGYENKVKNNLEHRAQTLDVEDYIFQVEVPTEEVTEIKNSQRKFVQRKVLPSYVLVRMELNDASWSAVRNTPGVTGFVGATSKPSPLSIEEVLKFLAPQAEREAKQTAEKKSAAASKQESGKAVEVEFSVGESVTVMDGPFATLPATISEVNGEAQKLKVLVSIFGRETPVELSFDQVSKI from the coding sequence GTGACCTCCTACGACGGCCAGGATTTGACCGGCCTGTCCGAAGAGCAGGACACCCGGACCGAGGAGTCCGCGGAGGAGCCCGCGGCGGGTTCGGAGGCGTTCGAGCAGCCCGAGCAGTCCGCCTCGGTCGATCAGGACAGCGCCGCGGTCACCGACGAGGCAGCGGACAGTGCGTCGGCTTCCGAGGAGAGCGAGGAGGAGGCCGAGGGCGACCCGGTGGAAGAGCTGCGTGCCATGCTCAAGCGCGCACCGGGTGAGTGGTACGTCGTGCACTCCTACGCTGGCTACGAGAACAAGGTGAAGAACAACCTCGAGCACCGCGCGCAGACGCTGGACGTCGAGGACTACATCTTCCAGGTCGAGGTGCCCACCGAAGAGGTCACCGAGATAAAGAACAGTCAGCGCAAGTTCGTTCAGCGCAAAGTGCTTCCGAGCTATGTCCTCGTGCGGATGGAGCTCAACGACGCCTCGTGGTCGGCGGTGCGCAACACGCCGGGTGTCACGGGTTTCGTCGGGGCCACCTCCAAGCCTTCCCCGCTCAGCATCGAAGAGGTGCTGAAGTTCCTCGCTCCGCAGGCCGAGCGGGAGGCGAAGCAGACGGCGGAGAAGAAGTCCGCCGCCGCTTCCAAGCAGGAGTCGGGCAAGGCCGTCGAGGTGGAGTTCTCGGTGGGCGAGTCGGTGACCGTGATGGACGGCCCGTTCGCGACGCTGCCCGCCACCATCAGCGAGGTCAACGGCGAGGCGCAGAAGCTCAAGGTTCTCGTCTCGATCTTCGGCCGCGAGACACCGGTCGAGTTGTCCTTCGACCAGGTCTCCAAGATCTAA
- the secE gene encoding preprotein translocase subunit SecE, whose product MSEDREQDSGDDREQESRPNSAAARRGRRASRRSSARKEASGADSKDSTAPKGKPTPSRDGRQERVSPFRKIGRFLREVVAELRKVIWPTRRQLLTYTAVVLVFVSIMIAFIAGLDLLFAQGVLQLFGE is encoded by the coding sequence GTGAGCGAGGACCGCGAGCAGGATTCGGGTGACGATCGCGAGCAGGAGTCTCGCCCGAACAGTGCCGCCGCGCGCCGCGGGCGCCGAGCCTCAAGGCGCTCCAGCGCTCGTAAAGAGGCGAGTGGAGCCGATTCGAAGGACTCGACCGCTCCGAAGGGCAAGCCGACTCCCTCCCGGGACGGCCGGCAGGAACGGGTTTCGCCGTTCCGGAAGATCGGTCGCTTCCTCCGTGAGGTGGTCGCAGAGCTTCGCAAGGTCATCTGGCCGACGCGTAGGCAGCTATTGACTTATACTGCGGTGGTGCTGGTGTTCGTCAGCATCATGATCGCGTTCATCGCCGGACTGGATCTGCTCTTCGCGCAGGGCGTGCTCCAACTGTTCGGCGAGTGA